The proteins below come from a single Asanoa ferruginea genomic window:
- a CDS encoding proline--tRNA ligase, with the protein MLLRMSTLFLRTLREDPADAEVASHRLLLRAGYIRRAAPGGFTWLPFGKLVLDRITEVVRAEMAAVGGQEVQFPALLPREPYETSGRWAEYGDDIFKLTDRRGAELLLAPTHEEMFALLVRDLFSSYRDYPVLLYQVQTKFRDETRPRAGLIRGREFLMKDAYSFDLDDSGLEAAYAALRDAYQRIFDRLGLDYTIVAAQSGLMGGTASEEFLATTPVGEDTYVGCADCGYAANTEAVVTPPAPARDPAAQPAATSHDTPDTPTIESLVALANERRLGDRADWTAADTLKNVVLAVTAPGGKPAPLVIGVPGDREVDLKRLAAVIAPATVDMFDDWASLPSLVRGYIGPQVLAGLGIRYLVDPRVAVGTAWLTGANEAGRHAVHVTHGRDFVADGTIEAAEVRAGDPCPGCGTGVLTMRRGIEIGHIFQLGRRFTDAFSIDALGADGKPVRPTMGCYGIGISRAVAAIAEQHHDERGLVWPASIAPVDVHLIAAGKGDQIAGALALGSRLSGLGVRVLVDDRAQVSPGVKFTDAELIGVPIAVVVGRRFAEGYVEVRDRATGEREDIPVETLAEAIASRAGISGVPSA; encoded by the coding sequence ATGCTGCTCCGCATGTCGACGCTCTTTCTGCGCACCTTGCGCGAAGACCCGGCCGACGCCGAGGTCGCCAGCCACCGCCTGCTGCTGCGGGCCGGCTACATTCGGCGGGCCGCGCCGGGCGGCTTCACCTGGCTGCCGTTCGGCAAGCTCGTGCTCGACCGGATCACCGAGGTGGTCCGCGCGGAGATGGCCGCGGTCGGCGGCCAGGAGGTGCAGTTCCCGGCGTTGCTGCCGCGCGAGCCCTACGAGACGAGCGGGCGCTGGGCCGAATACGGCGACGACATCTTCAAGCTCACCGATCGGCGCGGTGCCGAGTTGCTGCTGGCGCCCACCCACGAGGAGATGTTCGCGCTGCTGGTGCGCGACCTGTTCAGCTCCTACCGCGATTATCCGGTGCTGCTTTACCAGGTGCAGACCAAGTTCCGCGACGAGACGCGGCCGCGGGCCGGGCTGATCCGCGGGCGCGAGTTCCTGATGAAAGACGCCTACTCGTTCGACCTCGACGACTCCGGCCTGGAGGCGGCGTATGCGGCGCTGCGCGACGCGTACCAACGGATCTTCGATCGGTTGGGTTTGGATTACACGATCGTCGCGGCGCAGTCCGGGCTGATGGGCGGCACGGCGTCGGAGGAGTTCCTGGCCACGACGCCGGTTGGCGAAGACACCTACGTCGGCTGTGCCGACTGCGGCTATGCCGCCAACACCGAGGCCGTGGTGACCCCGCCGGCGCCCGCCCGCGACCCCGCCGCGCAACCGGCGGCGACCAGCCATGACACGCCCGACACCCCGACCATCGAGTCGCTGGTCGCGCTGGCCAACGAGCGCCGGCTGGGCGACCGCGCCGACTGGACCGCCGCCGACACCCTCAAAAACGTCGTCCTGGCGGTCACCGCACCCGGTGGCAAGCCGGCACCGCTGGTGATCGGCGTGCCCGGCGACCGTGAGGTCGACCTGAAGCGCCTCGCCGCGGTCATCGCGCCCGCCACGGTCGACATGTTCGACGACTGGGCTTCGCTTCCGTCGCTGGTCCGCGGCTACATCGGGCCGCAGGTGCTGGCCGGGCTCGGCATCCGCTACCTCGTCGACCCCCGTGTCGCCGTCGGCACGGCCTGGCTGACCGGCGCCAACGAGGCCGGCCGGCACGCGGTGCACGTCACACACGGGCGCGACTTCGTGGCCGACGGCACGATCGAGGCCGCCGAGGTGCGGGCCGGTGACCCCTGCCCGGGGTGCGGCACGGGCGTGCTGACCATGCGCCGCGGCATCGAGATCGGCCACATCTTCCAGCTCGGCCGCCGGTTCACCGACGCGTTCTCGATCGACGCCCTGGGTGCCGACGGCAAGCCGGTCCGGCCGACCATGGGCTGCTACGGCATCGGCATCTCGCGGGCGGTCGCGGCGATCGCCGAGCAGCATCACGACGAGCGTGGCCTGGTCTGGCCGGCCTCGATCGCGCCGGTCGACGTGCACCTGATCGCCGCCGGCAAGGGCGACCAGATCGCCGGCGCGCTGGCGCTCGGGTCGCGGCTTTCGGGCCTGGGCGTGCGGGTGCTGGTCGACGACCGGGCGCAGGTCTCGCCCGGGGTCAAGTTCACCGACGCCGAGCTGATCGGCGTCCCGATCGCGGTCGTGGTCGGCCGCCGCTTCGCCGAGGGATACGTCGAGGTGCGAGACCGGGCAACCGGCGAGCGGGAGGACATTCCCGTCGAGACGCTTGCTGAGGCGATTGCGTCGCGCGCTGGCATTTCCGGCGTACCGTCGGCTTAG
- a CDS encoding SGNH/GDSL hydrolase family protein: MQWRSYVAVGDSFTEGMDDPYPDGTYRGWADLVASRLAVDAPEFRYANLAIRGRLFPNVVAEQVPVALAMKPDLISFAAGGNDVLRRSFDPNVLVARFDAVIGELRSTGADVVVFRFADVTARLPGQKIIGPRTALLNRAVGETAERHGAHLVDLFVDHEFYNPVMWGPDRLHLSPAGHRRVAGHVLTALGVQSDPEWMVPPERLPSARWLAARAADAAWAGRHLAPWVKRRLTGRSSGDLITAKRPDLTPFGLRNAE; this comes from the coding sequence GTGCAGTGGCGCAGTTACGTGGCGGTCGGTGACAGCTTCACCGAGGGGATGGACGATCCCTATCCCGACGGCACCTACCGCGGCTGGGCCGATCTCGTCGCCTCGCGGTTGGCCGTCGACGCGCCCGAGTTCCGCTACGCCAACCTGGCGATCCGCGGCCGGCTGTTTCCCAACGTGGTCGCCGAGCAGGTGCCGGTCGCGCTCGCGATGAAGCCCGACCTGATCAGCTTCGCGGCTGGCGGCAACGACGTGCTGCGCCGGTCGTTCGACCCCAACGTGCTGGTCGCGCGCTTCGACGCGGTGATCGGCGAGTTGCGGTCGACCGGCGCCGACGTCGTGGTGTTCCGGTTCGCCGACGTCACCGCCCGGCTGCCCGGCCAGAAGATCATCGGTCCGCGTACGGCGTTGCTCAACCGCGCGGTCGGCGAGACGGCGGAACGGCATGGCGCGCATCTGGTCGACCTGTTCGTCGACCACGAGTTCTACAACCCGGTGATGTGGGGCCCGGACCGGCTGCACCTCTCGCCCGCCGGCCACCGCCGGGTGGCCGGGCACGTGCTCACCGCCCTGGGTGTGCAGTCGGATCCCGAGTGGATGGTGCCGCCGGAGCGGCTGCCGTCGGCGCGCTGGCTGGCCGCCCGGGCCGCCGACGCCGCCTGGGCCGGCCGGCACCTCGCGCCGTGGGTCAAGCGCCGGCTGACCGGGCGCTCGTCCGGCGACCTGATCACCGCGAAGCGACCCGACCTCACCCCGTTTGGCCTGCGCAACGCCGAGTGA
- a CDS encoding aminotransferase class V-fold PLP-dependent enzyme: protein MAQLSRRGLLGATAAVGLLGVAACDGPAAPTAPRPFDPGDWASVRAQFDLAPDVAHLSTFVFAPHPAAVRAAIEQHRAGLDRDPIGYLHANEATAEARVAGAAMKYLGTGVDRVAFTDSTTLGLGLLYGGLRLAAGDEVLTSKHDFYATHEALRLRSERDGVTVRQVELYADPATAGVDEIVGKLVAAVGPRTRVVAVTWVHSSNGVRLPIRAIADALAGRDVLLCVDGVHGFGALDAAPESLGCDFLVSGCHKWLHGPRGTGLIWGSERGWARFSPSVPSFDGRSLTGWITASRPMVPPGAAATPGGYHSFEHRWALAEAFQLHDSIGRARVAGRVRDLATRLKAGLAGIGGVTLMTPRDPELSAGVVCFTVGNVTADEAVGRLAVAKVVASVTPYRTSYVRLGASIANSEDQVDAAVRAVRDLV, encoded by the coding sequence ATGGCACAGCTCAGCCGCCGGGGTCTGCTGGGTGCTACCGCCGCGGTCGGCCTCCTGGGCGTCGCGGCGTGTGACGGCCCGGCAGCGCCCACCGCGCCGCGACCGTTCGATCCGGGCGACTGGGCCAGCGTGCGGGCCCAGTTCGACCTCGCACCCGACGTCGCACACCTGTCGACGTTCGTGTTCGCGCCACACCCCGCGGCCGTCCGCGCCGCGATCGAGCAGCACCGGGCCGGCCTCGACCGCGACCCGATCGGCTACCTGCACGCCAACGAGGCGACGGCCGAGGCCCGGGTGGCCGGCGCGGCGATGAAATACCTGGGCACCGGGGTCGACCGGGTGGCGTTCACCGACTCGACCACGCTGGGCCTCGGGCTGCTCTACGGCGGGCTGCGGCTCGCCGCCGGTGACGAGGTGCTGACCAGCAAGCACGACTTCTACGCCACCCACGAGGCGCTGCGGTTGCGGTCCGAGCGTGACGGGGTCACCGTCCGCCAGGTCGAGCTCTACGCCGACCCGGCGACGGCGGGCGTCGACGAGATCGTCGGCAAGCTGGTGGCCGCGGTCGGGCCGCGCACCCGGGTGGTCGCGGTGACCTGGGTGCACTCCAGCAACGGGGTCCGGCTGCCGATCCGGGCGATCGCCGACGCCCTCGCCGGCCGCGACGTGCTGCTCTGCGTCGACGGCGTGCACGGGTTCGGCGCCCTCGACGCCGCGCCCGAGAGCCTGGGCTGCGACTTCCTGGTCTCGGGCTGCCACAAATGGCTGCACGGCCCGCGCGGCACCGGGCTGATCTGGGGCTCCGAGCGCGGCTGGGCCCGGTTCAGCCCGAGCGTCCCGTCGTTCGACGGCCGCAGCCTGACTGGCTGGATCACCGCGAGCCGGCCGATGGTCCCGCCGGGTGCCGCGGCGACGCCCGGCGGCTATCACAGCTTCGAGCACCGCTGGGCCCTCGCCGAGGCCTTCCAGCTGCACGACAGCATCGGGCGGGCCCGCGTCGCCGGCCGGGTCCGCGACCTCGCCACCCGGCTCAAGGCGGGGCTGGCCGGCATCGGCGGGGTCACCCTGATGACACCGCGCGACCCGGAGCTGTCGGCCGGGGTCGTCTGTTTCACCGTGGGCAACGTGACCGCCGACGAGGCGGTCGGCCGCCTCGCCGTGGCCAAGGTGGTCGCCAGCGTCACCCCCTACCGCACCTCCTACGTGCGGCTCGGCGCGAGCATCGCCAACAGCGAGGATCAGGTCGACGCCGCAGTGCGCGCCGTTCGTGACCTGGTGTGA
- a CDS encoding sulfurtransferase, whose protein sequence is MSVSNDPDPRLQTYADPHSLVTTEWLAENLGRDGLVVVESDEDVLLYESGHIPGSIKVDWHTELNDELTRDYVDPEGFAALCSGKGISRDDTVVFYGDNFNWWAAYALWVFSLFGHPDVRLLDGGRQKWVAEGRELTRDRTQRPPTPYPVPRRDDARIRAFREQVLAHIQAGRPLVDVRSPDEYTGKLLAMADYPQEGALRGGHIPGAVSKPWKAAANDDGTFKSADELRGIYADQLGLSEGDDIIAYCRIGERSSHTWFVLRHLLGYTHVRNYDGSWTEWGNLVRSPIVRGEEPGSLKRGT, encoded by the coding sequence ATGTCCGTTTCCAACGACCCGGACCCCCGGCTCCAGACCTACGCCGACCCGCACTCGCTGGTCACCACCGAGTGGCTGGCGGAAAACCTGGGGCGCGACGGCCTGGTGGTCGTCGAGTCCGACGAAGACGTGCTGCTCTACGAGTCCGGGCACATCCCCGGCTCGATCAAGGTCGACTGGCACACCGAGCTCAACGATGAGCTGACCCGCGACTATGTCGACCCGGAGGGCTTCGCCGCCCTGTGCTCGGGCAAGGGGATCAGCCGCGACGACACCGTCGTCTTCTACGGCGACAATTTCAACTGGTGGGCGGCGTACGCCCTGTGGGTGTTCTCCCTTTTCGGCCACCCCGACGTGCGCCTGCTCGATGGTGGCCGGCAGAAATGGGTCGCCGAAGGGCGCGAGCTGACCCGCGACCGCACCCAGCGGCCGCCGACGCCCTACCCGGTGCCGCGCCGCGACGACGCCCGCATCCGGGCCTTCCGGGAGCAGGTGCTGGCACACATCCAGGCCGGCCGGCCGCTGGTCGACGTGCGCTCGCCCGACGAATACACCGGCAAGCTGCTGGCCATGGCCGACTACCCGCAGGAGGGTGCGCTGCGTGGCGGCCACATCCCGGGCGCGGTGAGCAAGCCGTGGAAGGCGGCGGCCAACGACGACGGCACCTTCAAGTCGGCCGACGAGTTGCGCGGCATCTACGCCGACCAGCTCGGTCTGTCCGAAGGGGACGACATCATCGCCTACTGCCGGATCGGTGAGCGCTCCAGCCACACCTGGTTCGTGCTGCGGCACCTGCTCGGCTACACGCACGTGCGCAACTACGACGGCTCGTGGACCGAGTGGGGCAACCTGGTGCGGTCACCGATCGTGCGTGGCGAGGAGCCCGGGTCGCTGAAGCGCGGAACGTGA
- a CDS encoding TetR/AcrR family transcriptional regulator, translated as MTLEQQADPATPSAASTPPKRRSRRDEILEIAVGLFAARGYHGVSMDDIGSAAGVTGPALYHHFAGKEAMLVAALIPVSEGLLAGGRERVARHPGEAALASLVEFHVDFALANPAVIALHLHELDRMPEDPRRQIRRLQRLYVEEWVKVLTRIRPELTAPEARVLAHAAFGLMNSTPFLGGEVNRERLADLLRVATMAALRDTA; from the coding sequence GTGACGCTGGAACAACAAGCGGACCCCGCCACCCCGAGTGCCGCGTCCACCCCGCCGAAGCGCCGATCCCGGCGCGACGAGATCCTCGAGATCGCGGTCGGGCTGTTCGCCGCGCGGGGGTATCACGGCGTCTCCATGGACGACATCGGGTCGGCGGCCGGGGTCACCGGCCCCGCGCTCTACCACCACTTCGCCGGCAAAGAGGCGATGCTGGTGGCCGCGCTGATCCCAGTCAGCGAGGGCCTGCTGGCCGGCGGCCGGGAGCGGGTCGCCCGACACCCCGGCGAGGCCGCCCTGGCCTCCCTGGTCGAGTTCCACGTCGACTTCGCGCTGGCCAACCCGGCGGTGATCGCCCTGCACCTGCACGAACTCGACCGGATGCCCGAAGACCCGCGCCGGCAGATCCGCCGGCTGCAGCGGCTCTACGTCGAAGAGTGGGTCAAGGTCCTCACCCGGATCCGTCCCGAGCTCACCGCGCCCGAGGCCCGGGTGCTCGCCCACGCCGCGTTCGGCCTGATGAACTCCACCCCGTTCCTGGGCGGCGAGGTCAACCGGGAGCGCCTGGCCGACCTGCTCCGGGTCGCCACGATGGCCGCCTTGCGCGACACCGCCTGA